In Candidatus Zixiibacteriota bacterium, one DNA window encodes the following:
- a CDS encoding coiled coil domain-containing protein, protein MSDKQDYIEKLKAQANVWRTQIAQLEARADKAEADAKHEYTKQLQQLQERVDQFEQKIDEIKKSSDDAYGELKVGAEQAWNDIGNAFSNALEQIK, encoded by the coding sequence ATGTCAGATAAACAGGATTACATCGAAAAGCTAAAAGCACAGGCTAACGTCTGGCGCACCCAGATTGCCCAGCTCGAGGCCAGAGCTGACAAGGCTGAAGCCGATGCCAAACACGAGTATACCAAGCAACTGCAACAATTGCAGGAAAGGGTGGATCAATTCGAGCAGAAAATCGACGAGATTAAAAAATCGTCGGACGATGCCTATGGTGAACTGAAAGTGGGAGCTGAACAGGCCTGGAACGATATCGGCAATGCTTTTTCCAACGCGCTGGAACAGATCAAGTAA